The following coding sequences lie in one Apium graveolens cultivar Ventura chromosome 3, ASM990537v1, whole genome shotgun sequence genomic window:
- the LOC141712944 gene encoding chalcone synthase: protein MANHHAAQIEEMRNRQRAQGPANILAIGTATPSNCVYQADYPDYYFRITNSEHMTDLKHKFKRMCEKSMIKKRYMHLTEEYLKENPNVCAYEAPSLDARQDLVVVEVPRLGKEAASKAIKEWGQSKSKITHLIFCTTSGVDMPGADYQLTKLLGLRPSVKRFMMYQQGCFAGGTVLRLAKDLAENNAGARVLVVCSEITAVTFRGPSDSHLDSLVGQALFGDGAAAVILGSDPDLSVERPLFQVISAAQTILPDSDGAIDGHLREVGLTFHLLKDVPGLISKNIEKSLKEAFGPIGISDWNSLFWIAHPGGPAILDQVELKLGLKEEKMRATRQVLSDYGNMSSACVLFIMDEMRKKSIEEGKATTGEGLDWGVLFGFGPGLTVETVVLHSVPATITQ from the exons atggCTAATCATCATGCTGCACAAATAGAGGAAATGAGGAACAGGCAAAGAGCTCAAGGTCCTGCTAATATACTAGCTATTGGCACTGCCACTCCTTCCAACTGTGTCTACCAGGCCGATTATCCAGATTACTACTTTCGTATTACCAACTCCGAACACATGACTGATCTCAAACACAAATTCAAGCGAATGT GTGAAAAATCAATGATCAAAAAGCGTTACATGCATTTAACAGAGGAGTATCTGAAAGAAAACCCTAATGTATGCGCCTACGAGGCACCCTCCCTGGACGCCCGCCAAGACCTGGTTGTGGTGGAGGTCCCAAGGCTAGGCAAAGAAGCTGCCTCCAAAGCCATCAAAGAGTGGGGCCAGTCCAAATCCAAGATCACTCACCTCATTTTCTGCACCACTTCTGGTGTGGACATGCCTGGCGCTGACTACCAGCTCACCAAGCTCCTTGGCCTCCGTCCCTCTGTCAAACGCTTCATGATGTACCAACAGGGTTGCTTTGCTGGCGGCACTGTCCTCCGTCTCGCAAAGGACCTCGCCGAAAACAATGCCGGTGCCCGTGTCCTCGTTGTCTGCTCGGAGATCACTGCCGTCACTTTCCGTGGCCCCTCTGACTCCCACCTTGATTCCCTAGTTGGTCAGGCTCTTTTTGGTGATGGTGCAGCTGCTGTTATTCTCGGCTCGGATCCGGATCTATCCGTGGAGCGTCCGCTTTTTCAGGTCATATCCGCGGCCCAAACAATTTTACCCGACTCCGACGGGGCGATTGACGGCCATCTCCGTGAAGTGGGCCTTACCTTCCATCTTCTTAAAGACGTGCCGGGCTTAATCTCCAAAAATATAGAGAAGTCGTTGAAGGAAGCTTTTGGGCCTATAGGCATATCGGACTGGAACTCTTTATTCTGGATAGCCCATCCGGGTGGCCCAGCTATTTTGGATCAGGTAGAACTCAAGTTGGGTCTCAAGGAAGAAAAAATGCGGGCGACCCGACAGGTGTTGAGTGACTATGGAAACATGTCAAGTGCATGTGTGTTGTTTATTATGGATGAAATGAGGAAGAAGTCTATTGAAGAAGGGAAAGCGACAACTGGAGAAGGTCTGGACTGGGGTGTTCTTTTCGGGTTCGGCCCGGGTCTTACAGTGGAAACCGTTGTGTTGCATAGCGTACCCGCTACTATTACTCAGTGA